From a region of the Argiope bruennichi chromosome 8, qqArgBrue1.1, whole genome shotgun sequence genome:
- the LOC129980664 gene encoding KRAB-A domain-containing protein 2-like produces the protein MNSLSDNEKKAAMKEKFESLLNKRDVKENSSSLTREKLLSLIADVKKSKTSDKKVPRDYWLLQHYDVLEVQGVEKLIVPVTNATSDVMFYCSSDSLFDILHETHLSIGHGGRDRMIKELNLRYKNITQNDIKVFLNFCESCQQKRKAGRKNVVVKPMIFSHMNSRCQVYLIDFQSQPDGNYKFILVYQDHLTKFVVLRPLQTKRAEEIAGQLLDISPMFGAPCILQSDNGREFCNKLIDDLKVIWPEFKIVHGKPRHSQSQGQGSVERANQDIENMLTTWMQDNQSTSWSNGLKFIQFMKNRAFHFGIKRFPYEDMFGCAARVGLSTAAIPKEALNSLVDEDQLQNTLTAMNVSSQPDNEKVIEQTVLNNPIKKL, from the coding sequence ATGAATTCTTTAAGTGATAACGAAAAAAAAGCTGCAATGAAAGAAAAGTTTGAATCTTTACTAAATAAGCGTGATGTGAAAGAGAACAGTTCTTCGCTCACCcgtgaaaaattattaagtttgatAGCTGATGTAAAGAAATCTAAAACATCAGATAAGAAAGTGCCACGTGATTATTGGTTACTTCAACATTACGATGTCCTTGAAGTTCAAGGAGTAGAAAAATTAATAGTCCCAGTAACAAATGCAACATCAGATGTAATGTTTTATTGCTCAAGTGATTCTTTGTTTGACATTTTGCACGAAACTCATTTATCTATTGGGCACGGTGGTAGAGACCGAATGATAAAAGAACTTAATCTTCGTTacaaaaatattacgcaaaatgATATTAAGGTTTTCCTGAATTTTTGTGAATCTTGTCAACAAAAACGCAAAGCGGGCAGAAAAAATGTCGTTGTTAAGCCCATGATTTTTTCACATATGAATTCAAGATGTCAGGTTTACCTCATAGATTTTCAATCACAACCTGATggaaactataaatttattttagtttatcaaGATCACCTTACAAAGTTTGTGGTTTTAAGACCTCTTCAAACAAAGAGAGCAGAAGAAATTGCAGGACAGTTGCTTGATATTAGCCCCATGTTTGGAGCCCCATGTATATTGCAGTCGGACAATGGAAGAGAATTTTGTAACAAACTTATTGATGACTTAAAAGTAATTTGGCCAGAGTTTAAGATCGTGCATGGCAAACCAAGACATAGCCAAAGCCAAGGCCAAGGCAGTGTTGAGAGAGCCAATCAGGACATAGAAAATATGTTGACGACTTGGATGCAAGACAACCAGTCAACTTCGTGGAGTAACGGGTTAAAATTTATCCAGTTTATGAAGAACAGAGCGTTCCATTTTGGTATTAAAAGATTCCCCTACGAGGATATGTTTGGTTGCGCAGCCAGAGTTGGATTGTCAACAGCTGCCATTCCGAAGGAAGCACTTAATTCGTTGGTTGACGAAGATCAATTACAAAATACTTTGACTGCAATGAATGTTTCTTCTCAACCtgataatgaaaaagtaattgaaCAAACAGTATTAAATAATCCCATTAAGAAG